The following DNA comes from Microbacterium foliorum.
GCACGTTCTCCGGGCGCAGGTAGACGTCGACGGGGCCGTCGGCCGGTGACTGCAGGGGGAGCTTCTGGCCCCACACCACGACGTGGTCGCCCTCGGCGACGCCCGACACGACGCTCGAGAGACCGACGAACGCGGCGACACCCGCCGTCGAGGGTGTCGTGTAGAGCTGCTCGGGAGTGCCGATCTGCTCGACGGTGCCTGCGTTCATCACGGCGATCCGGTCTGAGACGGCCAGGGCCTCCTCCTGATCGTGCGTGACGAACACGGTGGTGATGCCGAGGCGAAGCTGGATGCGACGGATCTCGTCACGCAGCTGCACGCGCACCTTGGCGTCGAGGGCTGAGAGCGGCTCGTCGAGCAGCAGCACCTTCGGCTCGGTGACCAGAGCGCGGGCGAGCGCCACTCGCTGCTGCTGACCGCCCGAGAGCTGATGCGGGAAGCGGTCGGCGAAGTCGGCGAGCCCCACCAAAGCCAGGGCGTCGAGAGCCCGCTTGGCTGCCTCGGCCTTGCCCACCCCGCGGCGCCGCAGCCCGAACGCGGTGTTCTCCGCCACGCGCAGGTGCGGGAACAGCGAATAGGACTGGAAGACCATGCCGATGTCGCGCTTGTTGGTCGGAACCCGCGAGACGTCTCCGCCGTCGAGCAGCACGGCTCCGCTGTCGAGACCCTCGAGCCCGGCGAGCACCCGCAGCAGAGTGGTCTTGCCGCAGCCGGAGGGGCCGAGCAGAGAGACGAACTCACCCGGCGCGATGTCGAGGTCGACTCCGTGCAGCACCGTGTTGCCCGAGTAGCTCTTCACGATGCTCTGCAGCTGCACACGCGTGCCCTCGCCGGCCTCGGCGAGGAGCATGTTGTCGGCGGTCTGGGGGAGGGTCATGAGCGGGCCTTTCCGTTGCCGCGCGCGACGCGGCCGATGAGGAGGAGCAGGAGGAAGACGAACAGCAGCGCCAGCAGGGTGAAGATGGCCGGTGCGTACGGGTCCTGCTTCTGGACGACGACCATGGCCGTCTGGAACACCTGGCGGTTGAGGAGCGACGCGATCGTGAACTCGCCGAGCACGACGGCGATCGAGATCAATGAGGCCGCGAGCAGACCCTGGCGGAGGTTTGGGGCGAGCACCTTCAGCACCACCGTCGGCCAGCTCGCGCCGAGTGAGCGCGCGGCCTCAGCGAGGGTGCGCAGGTCGGCCGCATCGATGGACGCCTGGATCGACCGGTACGCGAAGGGCAGCACGGTGATGCCGTAGGCGAAGGCCAGCGTCCAGGTGCCGGTGCCGAGCGAACGGCCGATCTGCAGGTAGATCGGCGCGAGACCGACGACGAGCACGATCGCGGGAATCGAGATCGGCAGCAGCACCGCGAACTCGAACACCGGCTTGAGCTTCGCGAAGCGCAGGTTGACCAGGATCATCGTCGGCGCGAGCAGGAGGAGCACGATCGCGAGCGTCACCACGGCCAGGATCAGCGAGTTGCCGAGGCCCATCCAGATGGGCTTGATCGCTGCCGACTTCTCGGGGTCGAACAGGGCGGCCCACCGCTCGAGGCCGAGGGTCCCGTCGGTCTGGCGCAGCGTATAGAGGAAGGTCGAGACCAGCGGGATGGCGAAGAACGCGCCGACGACGATACCGATGATCCAGCGGGTCGCGAGAGAAGGGCCGAGACGGTTCATGACTGCCACCTCGCGGCCCGTCGTTGGATGAGCGAGTACAGGGCCATGACGACTCCGACGATCACGATCATGCCCAGCGCGAGTGCGCCGGCCAGGTTCTCACGGCCGAGCACGGTCTCGCTGGTGAGCGCTGCGCGGATCTGCAGCGGGACGATCTGCGCGCCCTGGCTCGCGAGGGCCGCGGCCGTGGCGTACGACGAGAACGCGTTCGCGAACAGCAGCAGCAGGCTCGCGAGAAACGAGGGGGCCAGCACCGGGATGCCGATGCGCAGCCAGAAACTCGAGCTGGTGCCGCCGAGCGTGAGGTTCGCCTCGGCCCACTGCGGCTTCAGCGCGGCGAGGGCGGGCATGAACGTGATCACCATGAGAGGGATCTGGAAGTAGATGTACGGCAGGATCAGGCCGGGCAGCTCGTAGAGCCAGGTGCCGTTCTCGAAGATGTCGAAGCCGAAGGTGTCCTGCAGGAACAGCTTGAGCACGCCCTGGATGCCGATCGTGGCGATGAAGGCGAACGCGAGCATCACGCCACCGAACTGCGCGAGCACGCCGGCCGCGGCATCCACCGTTGAGCGGACGGCCCCGTCGGGGTTCATTCCGAGGAGGGCATAGCAGACCAGTGCGCCCACGATCGCGCCGACGACGGCGGTCAGCAGCGACAGCCCGGCCGAGTTCGCGAACGTGGCGAGCACGACGGGGTCGCCGAGGGCCGAGACGTTCGCCCACGTGAACGAGCCGTCCTTCGTGAAGAAGCCCGAGCCGATCGCGAGGATCGTCGGCACGGCGAGGAAGAGCAGCACGTAGGCGGCGAAGGGCACGAGACCGAGCCAGGCCGCTGACGGCGCCGAGCGCCGGGGCCCCGAGCTGACGGGCCCGGCGCCGGCCGGAGTGAGGGGGACGGGGGCGGATGCCGTGGCATCCGCCCCCGTCGTGGTGGCAGTGGTCACTGGACCGCCGCTGCCCACTTCTCGCCGAGCAGCGTGCCGGCGTTCGTCGACTGCTCCTCGGTCGGGACGACCGTCTCGCTCGGGACCTCGGGAAGCGCCGCGGCCAGGTCGGCGTCGATCGTGCCGGCCTCGGTCATGGCCTCCATGCGAGCCGGACGAGCGCCGCCCTTGAGCCACAGGTTCTGCACCTCGTCGCTGTAGAGGAACTCCTGCCACAGGCGTGCGGCCGCCGGGTTCGGGGCATCCTTGTTGATCGCCTGGTTGTAGTAGCCGGCGTAACCGGTGCCGTCGAAGACGACGACCTCCCAGTTCTCGTTGTCAGCCTTGTGCGAGGCGTTCAGGTAGTCCCAGTCGAAGACGACGGGGGTCTCGCCGCTCGCGACGGTCGCGGTGGTGACGTCGACCTTGAGCAGGTTGCCGGCCTTCTGCAGGTCGGAGAAGAAGTCGATGCCCGGCTGGAAGTCATCGAGCGTGCCGTCGGACTGCACGGTGGCGAGGCCCACGGCGGCGAAGGCCGCACCGGCCTGCGTCGGGTCGCCGTTGATGGCGACGGCGCCCTTGTACGCGGCATCCTTCAGGTCGTCGAGCGATTCGGGAGCGTCGAACTTCGAGGAGTCGTAACCGATCGACATGTATCCGCCGTAGTCGCCGACGAAGAGTCCGGTCGGCTCCTTGAGCGCGTCGGGGATG
Coding sequences within:
- a CDS encoding ABC transporter substrate-binding protein, with amino-acid sequence MTNFHRRARIGAGIALFTTAALGLTACATGAEAPAAGSDEVDAAAATSVEDFGSFAELEEAAKAEGQLNVIALPRDWANYGEILDLFAEKYPEITINEASPDVSSAEEIQAAKTNEGLDTAPDVFDLGLTVALQNTDVFAPYQVQTWDDIPDALKEPTGLFVGDYGGYMSIGYDSSKFDAPESLDDLKDAAYKGAVAINGDPTQAGAAFAAVGLATVQSDGTLDDFQPGIDFFSDLQKAGNLLKVDVTTATVASGETPVVFDWDYLNASHKADNENWEVVVFDGTGYAGYYNQAINKDAPNPAAARLWQEFLYSDEVQNLWLKGGARPARMEAMTEAGTIDADLAAALPEVPSETVVPTEEQSTNAGTLLGEKWAAAVQ
- a CDS encoding ABC transporter permease, which codes for MTTATTTGADATASAPVPLTPAGAGPVSSGPRRSAPSAAWLGLVPFAAYVLLFLAVPTILAIGSGFFTKDGSFTWANVSALGDPVVLATFANSAGLSLLTAVVGAIVGALVCYALLGMNPDGAVRSTVDAAAGVLAQFGGVMLAFAFIATIGIQGVLKLFLQDTFGFDIFENGTWLYELPGLILPYIYFQIPLMVITFMPALAALKPQWAEANLTLGGTSSSFWLRIGIPVLAPSFLASLLLLFANAFSSYATAAALASQGAQIVPLQIRAALTSETVLGRENLAGALALGMIVIVGVVMALYSLIQRRAARWQS
- a CDS encoding ABC transporter ATP-binding protein yields the protein MTLPQTADNMLLAEAGEGTRVQLQSIVKSYSGNTVLHGVDLDIAPGEFVSLLGPSGCGKTTLLRVLAGLEGLDSGAVLLDGGDVSRVPTNKRDIGMVFQSYSLFPHLRVAENTAFGLRRRGVGKAEAAKRALDALALVGLADFADRFPHQLSGGQQQRVALARALVTEPKVLLLDEPLSALDAKVRVQLRDEIRRIQLRLGITTVFVTHDQEEALAVSDRIAVMNAGTVEQIGTPEQLYTTPSTAGVAAFVGLSSVVSGVAEGDHVVVWGQKLPLQSPADGPVDVYLRPENVHFASEADAATDALVQESTFLGSMRRTLVRTESGELVRLQHAPGIHPAFGDRVRIAVAPEPVTVHPRG
- a CDS encoding ABC transporter permease, giving the protein MNRLGPSLATRWIIGIVVGAFFAIPLVSTFLYTLRQTDGTLGLERWAALFDPEKSAAIKPIWMGLGNSLILAVVTLAIVLLLLAPTMILVNLRFAKLKPVFEFAVLLPISIPAIVLVVGLAPIYLQIGRSLGTGTWTLAFAYGITVLPFAYRSIQASIDAADLRTLAEAARSLGASWPTVVLKVLAPNLRQGLLAASLISIAVVLGEFTIASLLNRQVFQTAMVVVQKQDPYAPAIFTLLALLFVFLLLLLIGRVARGNGKARS